The genomic segment CAGCGAGAATTCTCAAATTGAAATATATAAGAATAACACTGAATATAAAGGGAAAATTGTCTGGTTAAAAAATCCTTATTTTGGAGAGCGCTATCCGGATAAAATCGGCAAACCAAAAACAGACGTGATGAACCCTGATCTTAAGAAACAGGATCAACCGCTGCTGGGACTGGAGTTATTAAATGGTTTTCATTTCAATGATAATGATAAACGCTGGGTAGACGGAACCATATATAACCCGGAAGACGGAAAAAATTATTATTGCAATATGCAGTTGGAAAATAAGGATATACTGCGGGTTCGCGGTTCTTTGGATGCCTGGGGTTTTTTAGGGAAAACCCAGGTCTGGAGCAGGGTTAAGGAATAGCTTACCGTTTAGAAAATTCCAAAACGGGCATAAAATAAACATGGAACCAATTTCTTTGGGTGGGTTATCTTTAGGTTTTAATGATGTCAGGAATCCTGACTATAATCCGAATATTCCCAAATCAGCACAAGAGTCAGCTGAACTTCTGACAAATGCTGAGGTTCATCCTCTGTTCAACAAGTTTAAAACAGTAAATCTGAAAAAATATGATGCAAAAAAGCTGAGATTAATGGCTAAAAAATTTGCCGAATTACTGCCTTTTGAAGAGGAAGAACCGGATACAGACCCTATTCTTTAGCGCCGACAGCTATCAACAGTTTTATAATATTTTTATTTTTGATATTTCTCGCTACCTGCAAAGCCGTACAACCATCCTCATCTCTGGCATTTATGTCTGCTTTTTGCATAATGCATTCAAACACCAGATCTAATTCTTCAGAAGTTATACCCAGAAATAATTCTTTGATAAGATGACCGGCCTTAAATTCAATGGGATTAAATATAAACCCAAGCAGATAAAGATTTTTTGCCAGATTATAAGTAGCGGTGTGCTGGTCTTTGGTACGCAAAGATTTTAGGCAGATATTAAAAGAATGAAGAGCTTCAAACCTTTTTTTGTCCGTTGTTTGCTGTTTTAGCTCATGAATAAAATCCTGAAATACCCGGCTGGCATCGATCTCCAGCATATTCAGATCGTATAAAGTATTTACAATATTTTCCGCCTCCCGGCCTGTAAAAATATTTATTTTGTCTTTTAAAGCTCCAATCCGGACACGCAGGTCATCAAGAATTTCATTAATGCGGCTTTTAATTTTATTGAGAGTTTCCTTGTCCTCAAGATTATATGCAAGAGATGTTGCGGAAAAGCCGTTTTTACTGTGCGGATGTATGGGAGCTTTTTTTGATAATAACAGATCAATCAGGGAAGGCGCTTCATTTTCTATGGCCAGCATCAGATCTGTCCAGCCGTCATTATTTGGGATACTAACATCAGCGTTTTTTTCTATAAGATATCTGGCTATTGCCATGAAATCATTTTTTCTTTCCGGAATACATGTATGTTTTATAGCAAGCTTCAAAGCAGTGTCCCCGGCATGGTCCCGGGCATCCAAATTTATTCCGGTCTCGCATACTGCTTTGACCACATCAAGGTCTCCTGTGCCTGCCGCTACATGTAGCAGTGTTTCTTTATTATTCGTGGTCAGATCGAAATTTACTTTCTTTTCCACAGCTTTTTTCAACAGTATCTGAAAATTATAATATTTCATGAATTTGCTGATAAAAAAAGAATACAGATCAATCTGTCTGTAGGGATTCTTAATTACATGTTT from the Candidatus Margulisiibacteriota bacterium genome contains:
- a CDS encoding ankyrin repeat domain-containing protein — encoded protein: MLIKTKILADDSSIKGKSILCDYIRDHTLNRITLADVESLVLSGLNLDQLNDKSLGGLVHIYLTNDECMVPFIAQADFSFNTQDKYGYTALIKAALKINKQTTQIYKKSIINLPLNNELKNFIARYKDRYTYDITNRSLVITGGAASEKEKIELLDIYEDKKIQSAITDVLSRFYLSDLLQQFPEIKSHLYYFFKKSDLQKNFLELRTNLKILTYIKHVIKNPYRQIDLYSFFISKFMKYYNFQILLKKAVEKKVNFDLTTNNKETLLHVAAGTGDLDVVKAVCETGINLDARDHAGDTALKLAIKHTCIPERKNDFMAIARYLIEKNADVSIPNNDGWTDLMLAIENEAPSLIDLLLSKKAPIHPHSKNGFSATSLAYNLEDKETLNKIKSRINEILDDLRVRIGALKDKINIFTGREAENIVNTLYDLNMLEIDASRVFQDFIHELKQQTTDKKRFEALHSFNICLKSLRTKDQHTATYNLAKNLYLLGFIFNPIEFKAGHLIKELFLGITSEELDLVFECIMQKADINARDEDGCTALQVARNIKNKNIIKLLIAVGAKE
- a CDS encoding DUF2147 domain-containing protein; this encodes MQIIKYLLLFGLISLSLSVVDADSILGKWYTVSENSQIEIYKNNTEYKGKIVWLKNPYFGERYPDKIGKPKTDVMNPDLKKQDQPLLGLELLNGFHFNDNDKRWVDGTIYNPEDGKNYYCNMQLENKDILRVRGSLDAWGFLGKTQVWSRVKE